gttctttatccattcatctattgatggacacttaggttgcttccatatcttggttattgcatGTAGTGacatgataaacacaggggtgtatttatcttttcaagtcagggtttttgttttctttgggtcaattcctaggggtggaattactgggtcaaatggtatttctatttttagttttttgaggaacctccatactgctttctacagcagctgcaccaagttgtagtcccatcaacagtgtcagagggttcccctttctccacaccctcgccagcatttatttcttctctttgggATGTTGGctgttctaactggtgtgaggtcatatctcactgtggttttaatttgcatttccgtgatgattagtgaaatggagcatctttcatgggcctgttagccatttgtatttctttggagaagtgtctgctcaggtcttctgcccattttttgattgggttatttgttttggggtgttgaggcatatgagttctttatatattttggatgttaaccccttatcagatgagtcatttatgaatatattctcccatactgtaagatgcctttttgttctgcagatggtgttctttgctgtacagaagcttgctttttagtttgatgaagtcccacttgttcattttttattttgtttccctccaattatttttaaaaaatatttgtaacatatgtgtttagtttttcttaattaaagaaaaattctgcAGCAGGGGAATAGCCTGCAACTAACTCACTGCACCCTGCCCAGGAGGATTTCATGTTTCACTCTTCTCACTACCTGCTTGCTACCCCAGCCCCTGTTCTTCCCAGCCCCATCCCTAACCTCACATTTGATGGACACCTGATCATTTTGTGCCATTGCTATTTTATACATGAGCTACATGAAGCCTAACTGAGAATCACTTGGTCATTGCCGCAGTACTCTATTTCGGCCTCCATGTGGGGCAAAATGCTTTAGGCCTGAGCTCTAAGTATATCCTATGGCTAGTGTCCGATTCCTCCAGGTATTTGTAGAGTAGCCAGCAtaatgcctggcatatggtaggCATCAACAGGTGTAGGCCAGGGGCAAGGGACTGTTGGCTGAGGGTGGAGGATGAGGGACAGAGGgttcagaggaaggggaagctctGTCATTGCTACTGAGCTGGATGTGTTAAATTACAGGGACATTTGGCCTGAATGTTTGGAAAAGGCTGCAGGATGTCCAGATGGTTAGTGAGTATGATCTAAGAATAAGGGTAAAGGAGGATGACGACTCCCTAGTTGCTTCCCAGGCCTTCACTGAGCTGCAGTGAGTTATCACGGCCCACCTGGTCTCCTCTGGCCCAAGGAAGGGGATGCTGGGCATTTCCCCAAGTCCCAGGCAGCCTTACTTGGAGAGTGCAGGGCACActcggtgggggggggggggtgctcaGAAGGCCAAAGATTTGGGACCTACAAGCACATTTGACTCCACAGGTGTCAGTGGTGGCCAAAGAGCTCTGTTTTAGCCCAGCAAAGCTGAAAGACTCAGAAGTACAAAacagtggaaaataaaaaaacccaAGTCCCTTCCCCAGAACCAGGTTCAGATTTGTTCAGGCTGGTTCCCTGCAGAGGTTAATTCTGTGtggccagagttccctgggaggATAGACACTCACGTTATTTCCCTGTTTCATGGGGAAGGCAGGTTGCTTGCTTTGGAAACCTTCTCTTCAGGTTTTTCCTCCATACATGTTCCACCCTATTTCTGACCAAGTCTTGGATAATTTAGATCCTTCAGAGAATATTTATTGAGGTCCTGATgactgccaggccctgtgctaggttCTAGAAATCCAGTCAGATATGAGTCCTGCCTTAGGGAACTCACAGTCCATTTGGAGAGATGGATATGCAAACTCGTGACTGCAGTTCTATGTGGTAAGTGGCAGGACTGTTAAGAACAGGGATAGCGTAGAGGAAAAATCTCCTGATTGGGTGGATCAAGTAAAAGAAAGGCTTCATAGAAGAATAGATTTTGGAGTTGTGTTTTGAATATAAGTGGGAGTTTTCCAGGCACTTCCAACAGTCCTTGTGGCTCCTATACTCCTGGGAAGGCATAAGTCTTATCTGTTGGGGGGGATATCAAATAAGGCAGAGGCAGGGCTTCCCTAGGAGGGAGAGGATGTTTAAGTATTCCACAGGGGGAGGTCCAGCTAAGGTCAGGATGGGGTGCCAGGTCTCCACGGAGGAGAGCACAGGGTGGTGGGGAGGTGGCAGGACTTGGTGGGAACCAGTTTAATCTGGGCTTCGCTAATGTTAATTGAACACTTGCTAATTGACCAGGCCTGGGCAATATGGCCTCAAGGGAGGGATGAGAAGCTTGGAaaggcccaggcccaggagggAGGAACCGCGCCTAGGGCACCTTCTGAAAGAAAGCCCCTCATGGCAGGGGGGAGCGGGATCTCCCTGAGGCCCTGGAGTACCAGCAGCGGGAGCAGGTAGCTCCATGGCGCTCCGAACGGGAAGGAGGACGCCGAGGCTGAGGCGTGGGCCAAGCTGCAGAGGTGCAGGGGGCCCTGCTGTCCCCGTGGGCCGGAGAGCGCTCCCCAGAAGACACTGAGAACAGCTGGCACAAGTGGGAGCCCAAGGGCAAGCAGGTGAGGCTGGGGGTGTAGAGGGGCCCCCAGCACCTCAAGCCTGAGCCCTCACGCTTGCCCTTGACTCCTGCAGGTGAGCCAAGTCCTGGGAGCAGCATACACGTCCAAGTGCAGCCTCCAAGTCCCAAACTCCTGTTCACCAATGTGCAGTACGCCTGGGTGAAGTGCCAGGTGAGGCGGGGCGGGGCTGTCTCCTTGAGATGCCGGGGCTGGAGGCCGGGGATCCCGCCTCCATCGGTGACCACTCGTGCCCACCTGGCCCTCCAGTGGGGCTGAGGGGAACATCGGGCCTTTCACAGGATTGTGGACCACAGACAGTTCTGGGATAAAGCTGGTCGGGCTGGTTTCTCTGCCAAGGCCCTGGTTGAGGCCATGGAGATGGGTTTGACCTTGAGGGCAAGCCTCACTGGGCCCTTGTGGGGGGTCCTCTGGGCCTGGCGCTCCCACAGCGTCCAAAGCATTGCCTGACTGTGTGGTTTTGGTTTATCAGTGTGTTTACTGCTCATGTTGCTCCTGTGCAGGTACAGGGTCTCATGGTGCCAGGTAAACGATCAGGAGGAGATGGAGGGCATGGAGGGGGTTTTccttggaaagaaggaaaaggagccaGGGTCTCTGGAAAGGCAGCCTCAAGCCCCATCATGCCTCTTGCTGGGCAGATCTCAGCCGTTCCCTCCTCGAGTGCCATGAGGCACTGTGGGGGCTCCCTCCCTCTGTGTCGGGGTCTCAGCATTAAGTGAGACAGCTCCTCTGTGCCTGCTGGGGAGAGGTCAGAGTGCAGAGGGAGATGCGCCCAGAGCCAGCCTGGCAGGCGGTGAGAGCACGTCTGGGCAGTAGCTGGTACCTGGGCCTCCTCCTAAGACAGGGACAGTCCAGTGCCCACCTCGCAGGCTGCTGCTATACCAAGAGAAGGGTGGGTTTGGTCATCAGTGACAGCCGTGGCCCTCCAGAGACTTCTTCTGCATGGAAGTGTCAGGCCCATCCTCCTGGGGCCTCCCTCTTGGTCCTGCTGCCCCTGCACTCCCCTCTCTGTTCCCCACAGATCGCTCCTCAGATCTACCAAATGCTGCACTTCAATGAACTGGCACCCACCCACCCGCCTGACTTGATGAAGCACAAGGTGCTAAGCAGCAGGGCCGGCTCCTCCACCTGGAGACCCACACCTTCCAGAAGGACCTGGATCCTGATAGGGAGACGGCACCCAGCACCACTGCCAGCACGCCCACTGCCTCCTCCACGTACACCTCATTGTCACCTTCAGCCCCGGCCTCTGGGTTTCCGGAGTACAACCTGTCCACCTCCCTAGGGCTGCAGTCCCCCCAGGTGTCCAGGTACATCGTGCAGAGGTCAGCAACCCCCATGCCTGTCAGCTCCTCCCCAAAGCAGCTCTCATGGCCTCTGAAGACCCCTCCTCTGTCCTCCGTGAAGAAGAGCTCCCGCATCAGGTTCTGAGGTGGCCCGTCCTTCTCCCCTGTCCTCCAGCAGGTACCCAGGCCAGGGGGGCCTGGCTTTCCCTGGCTTACCCCTACCAGGGCCAGGGATATAGGCCTCCTGGCTGTCTCTGCCCGGCCTGGCTGGTGTAGCTGACCTTCTTCCTCACCAGGGACTTGGAGAAGGAAATAAATGTTCTCAGATGTTGGAGTCCCACAGGCCCTGAGTTGGGCTGTGTGTCCCTCGTGCTCTTAGGCGCCAGGCTATGTCTCTGAGATCGTTTCATACTCCCCCTGTGAGGCCCTGGGCAGGCGCAGGGGGAGAGGCCTGCCCCCAGGAGGCGGGTGCAGCTGTCTGGCAGGGGGTCTGGGTGATGCCGCTGGGGTGAGCTATTTGGCTCTGAAAAGTGGTTCACCCTCAAGGCAAGAGTGAGGCCCAGCAGTCATCTGGAGGTAACAGTGGCTGTATGTCTCCTACAACTGCTGTGTGTCTGTTCTCTTCCACCACAAGTGTTGCGGTCGGGGTCCGTGAAAACGAGAAACCGAGGCAGAATGACGTTTAATACAGAGGGCTTAGGCTCCTTTAGAGACTAAGCACCAAGCCAGGGTTCCCATGTGCTTTTATTAAGCTACAGCAAGTAAAAAGACAAGCATCAATTAATGATTATAGGATGAGTTTTTTCATCAAGCTAAATAATTGCAGACTATTCACCTCTTAAAGTTTATCTTCTGTCTCGTCAAGTCAACCACCACGGGAGTCTCACGGTGTGCTCCTTATCTGGGTTTACCTCGGAAAGGACAACGGGAACTGTTTGCAGTCCTTGTCACATCGCTCATGACTCGCACCAGATTCCAAGACGCAGCACCTATTCTCTCTTAGATTAGTTTCAGCTATAGATTAAGCttaaacagaaattaaattaCAGCAAGATTAACTGCTGGAGTATCTACACTGGGGTATCTACAACCAGGCGCTCCTCTGCAGGGAACCCTGTGTTTACAAACTGTTCAGTCCCTCATGTAAGGGAGGCCCAGAGCGTGGATGGCACCTGAGCCTGGCTCTGCTACAGTCTGGCTTTGGAGTCCGCTGTTGACTCTGGGCTCATTGTCCCCCTCTGGCCCAGAGGCATCTGTCCAGGCCTCTGCTGGCCCACCATCCCTCTCAGCAGCACCACACTGGGTTCTGGGGCATTCAGAGACTCTGAACACCCAACAGCAGCCACTGCTGCTGTTCCACAGCTCCCACGGTGCCATCTAGGCTGGGGCTCACTGGAGCCATGAAAGGTGGGTTGCAGGCCTGGTTTCTCAGAGGTCTCTGCAGCTCTTGTTCCCACAGACCCTACTGCCCAGCCAAGGCTCAGCCCTGGGCAATGAATGTGtggcttcccctctctctctctgcttccatcTCCCTTTCTCACTTCCCAGGGTGCAAGCACAGGGCTTCTCTCTCCTCTAGCGAGGAGTCCCCGTGTCACTGTGCCCCCTCCCTAGGGCCAGTGCATCCTCTCTGCTACGGAAAACTGTGATCTGAGCCCTCCAAGGCTTGGTTCTTGGATTAAAGATCAGGGACCACCCAGGAGCCCAGATTACTGAGGCCAAAATACATATGCATGCTGTACCCCAATGTCGTCCCTGCATCCATTTCCTAGGGCAGCTGTAACAAAGTACAACACACcaggggcttaaaacaacagaaatgtattgtctcacagttctggaggccagcagtCCGGTGTGGGCAGCGCCACGCTCCCCCTgtaggggagaatccttccttgttTCTCTGGCTTCCGGTGGTGGCCAGCAATACTCGGTTCCTTGGCTGGCAACGGCCCACTCCATCCCTGCCTCTGCTGTCACGTGGCCTTCTCCCTGTTTGTGTCACGTGGTCATCCCCTCCAGGTGTCTctcctcttgtaaggacaccagccatTCCACAGCACGACCTTGCCACACAACTGGGCCGCCACTGAGgcagggtttcaaccctgggctgCATCCCCAAGCTCTGGACTGTACAGGCCTCTCACAGAGGCATCAGTGTCCCTGGCTTCTGGCGACAGACAGCCATCTGGAAGCCAGATCCCTGTCAGTTGTTgggtagggaggaagggaggttCTGAGCCACAGGAGCCCCCAGAGGGGCAACCCATCCCTGCTGCTGCAACCCAGGCCAGCCCCAGGCCTTGGGGGAGGCAACTGAGAGGAACAGCCAGCGCCTGGGAGTTAGGCGGCACGCGGCTCTGCACCTGCCCTACTGGGGACGGCCgccccctcaccccacctccaCCGCGCTGCCGGCCCTGACGCTGACGCGAGTGCGCCGCCCAGGGCAAAGCCCAGGACGTAATGGGAGCAGGGAGCGCCCGCAGCTGGGGCCTGCGGGGGGCGGAGGGGGCGCTGTTCAGACGCTCCCTTGTCCTCGGCGGTACGTCCCCTCCGGCCGGCCCCCGGCCCTACCTGGTCAATGGCCCGCGGCCGCAGCCCGGTCTTCCCACGCTCATCCTTGCCCAGGTGGATCTCGCGCACCCCAGGCTTGATCTCCGCACGCCGCGCGCCCAGGCTGTTCCCAGACACCGGCGCCACCAGCATGCCCGGCGAGGGGCCCGAGACCACTGTCTGCAGACACCAGGGGAACAGGGAGTCACGCGGGGCGGGGAGTTGGGGTGGGAAAAGGCGGATGGAGTGATCCCTGGGCCCTATCCCACCCGCGCACCACACTTCTCAGGGGCAGAGAGGGAACAGGGTTCCATGAAGCCACCAGGGGGCGCCAAAGTCCCCCTAAAAACAGCgaggaaaatggggagaggatGGGTATGCACAGAAAGGGGACCCTCATTTTCTAAGATAAACTGGTATTAGGAGAACACcccattaaaatacatttaaagatgGAAAAGATTTTCACAGCAAGTAGCAATGAGGAAAAGAGGGCTTGATTTGATTTTTGTCTTGAAAAAACTTAAGGTAAAATTGtaataatgaatgaatgctttTCCCCTAAGACCCAGAACAAggaaggcaaggatgtccactctcaccactgctgTCAAACATGGTACTCGAAGTACTAGCCAGAGCAACaaggcaggaaaaggaaataaaaggcatacagaccagaaataaaatggtctctatttgcagatgacatgatggtgTACTAGAAAATTCCAAGGAATCTACAAATAAACgcctagaactaataaatgagtgcAGGCAGGTAACAGGATAAACGATTGTCATACAAAATCAACTTTTCCTCTGTCTACCAACAAAGAACATgtggaaactgaaatttaaaatacaatgccACTTACaatcactcaaaaaaaa
This sequence is a window from Manis pentadactyla isolate mManPen7 chromosome 5, mManPen7.hap1, whole genome shotgun sequence. Protein-coding genes within it:
- the LOC130678888 gene encoding syntenin-2-like, which gives rise to MPTLPVQGTAVSQPSVLYPNLAELENYMGLSLSSQEVQRSLFQTPEGCRTVVSGPSPGMLVAPVSGNSLGARRAEIKPGVREIHLGKDERGKTGLRPRAIDQGSGFQMAVCRQKPGTLMPL